A single region of the Hippoglossus hippoglossus isolate fHipHip1 chromosome 17, fHipHip1.pri, whole genome shotgun sequence genome encodes:
- the LOC117777946 gene encoding uncharacterized protein LOC117777946 has protein sequence MAGEDGWRCRSLQTVAVLLLLCTLAPSLTCFSLWGLSRNDQQDKVVSEASAVEIRTGSILFNGKELNSESGSPSAAATNDDGLPHVVTDQPEGSGMFAETLQLNEVMANEGAWKRLNPALRCGQTKMKFKAMGPGAADLQLNIGNEHPLPLTQLPESCGHSLQQSTLGLVLVAPYDGCNVIQENGNYVVSMTWLEAEVKLTCPILQSPDATPAQHPWKRPVPHRPSSFYHPKRHVTRQTGKWREATMGVREGTIVFGRGAESHVANGNRKAPSNASAVEDERAYQADSAGLLNGQAQDTSPKEASWKRMAPSLQCGGDQMKFRAVGPGASQFAVDQGNAHPMPLSQVPSTCGYTMQRNSLALVMLVPYDGCNMVQEGGSYMLPMLWQGIPVSLWCNKPPATTSAQPQDPVPMVQFPGYPPFYPWYLPGPLPTPAETTTTTQKMTTKPTTTQSQFPQLPKFPPYGPQVPKFPPYGPQLLPFPPYGPQIPYGPYPPYPFPQFIPPFAPKYPTSKPETTTVTPEPTRQTTATKGKTDSSGAISIKC, from the exons ATGGCAGGTGAAGATGGGTGGCGCTGCAGGTCACTTCAAACTGTAGCAGTCCTTTTGCTCCTGTGCACTTTAGCCCCAAGTTTAACTTGTTTTAGCTTGTGGGGATTGAGCAGAAACGATCAACAGGATAAGGTAGTTAGTGAGGCATCAGCGGTGGAGATAAGGACAGGGAGCATTCTCTTTAATGGGAAAGAGCTGAACTCGGAGTCAGgatctccctctgctgctgccacaaatGACGATGGACTGCCGCATGTTGTTACAGATCAACCAGAAGGCTCAG GGATGTTTGCAGAGACATTGCAGCTGAATGAAGTGATGGCCAATGAAGGAGCATGGAAGCGCTTGAACCCTGCTCTGCGTTGTGGTCAAACCAAGATGAAGTTCAAAGCCATGGGACCTGGAGCTGCTGATTTACAACTCAACATTG GAAATGAACATCCACTTCCTCTGACCCAATTGCCTGAAAGCTGCGGCCACTCGCTGCAGCAGAGCACTTTGGGTCTTGTTTTGGTTGCTCCCTATGATGGCTGCAATGTGATACAAGAG AATGGCAACTATGTGGTCTCAATGACGTGGCTAGAGGCTGAAGTAAAATTGACCTGCCCCATTTTGCAAAGTCCTGATGCAACGCCTGCTCAGCATCCCTGGAAACGTCCTGTACCTCACAGGCCCTCAAGCTTTTATCATCCTAAACGACATGTAACTCGGCAAACGGGAAAATGGAGGGAAGCAACAATGGGTGTCCGAGAGGGGACCATTGTGTTCGGCAGGGGTGCTGAGTCTCACGTCGCAAACGGCAACAGGAAAGCACCGTCTAACGCTTCTGCTGTGGAGGATGAAAGGGCTTATCAAGCGGACTCTGCAG GCTTGTTAAACGGACAAGCACAGGATACCAGTCCCAAAGAAGCGTCATGGAAGCGCATGGCACCTTCCCTGCAGTGCGGCGGGGACCAGATGAAGTTCAGAGCAGTGGGACCTGGAGCTTCACAGTTTGCAGTGGATCAAG GAAATGCACACCCAATGCCTCTGTCCCAGGTCCCCTCCACTTGTGGCTACACCATGCAGAGGAACTCTCTTGCACTTGTGATGCTGGTTCCATATGATGGCTGCAATATGGTTCAAGAG GGTGGAAGTTACATGCTGCCAATGCTTTGGCAGGGAATCCCAGTCTCACTCTGGTGCAATAAACCACCTGCAACTACTTCCGCTCAACCACAGGATCCTGTACCT ATGGTTCAGTTTCCTGGCTACCCACCTTTTTATCCTTGGTATCTTCCTGGGCCTCTGCCAACCCCTGCAGAGACGACTACAACTACTCAAAAAATGACGACTAAGCCCACAACTACACAATCTCAGTTTCCCCAGTTGCCAAAGTTTCCACCATACGGGCCT CAGGTGCCAAAGTTTCCACCATACGGGCCCCAATTGCTGCCGTTTCCACCATACGGGCCGCAGATTCCCTATGGGCCCTATCCTCCCTATCCTTTTCCTCAGTTTATCCCACCATTTGCCCCAAAATATCCAACCTCTAAGCCAGAGACCACCACTGTGACACCAGAACCGACTAGACAAACGACGGCCACAAAAGGGAAAACTGACTCCAGTGGCGCAATATCCATCAAATGTTAA
- the LOC117777954 gene encoding pistil-specific extensin-like protein codes for MHKGKRKGAAVYWAAGFIVACYLAQTANCHRPKETGQRRGPTIGVREGTIVYGRGAESHVANGNRKAPSNASAVEDERAYQADSAGLSNGQAQDTSPREASWKRMAPSLQCGGDQMKFRAVGPGASQFAVDQGNAHPMPLSQVPSTCGYTMQRNSLALVMLVPYDGCNIVQEGGSYMLPMLWQGIPVSLWCNKPPATTPAPATTSAQPQDPVPQTLKYPPSYPQVPLLPPESMNPGVQQPYVLAPYWGYPHYHSVPTTTTAAPTTMATLTTTAKPAAKDPEAMVQFPGYPPFYPWYLPGPLPTPAETTTTTQKMTTKPTTTQSQFPQVPQWPSFPHFPPYGPQMPQFPPYGPGPQIPYGPYPPYPFPQFIPPFAPKYPTLSQRRPL; via the exons ATGCATAAAGGCAAAAGGAAAGGCGCTGCCGTCTACTGGGCTGCGGGCTTTATTGTGGCGTGTTATTTGGCACAAACGGCGAACTGTCACCGACCGAAGGAAACGGGACAACGGAGGGGACCAACGATAGGTGTCCGAGAGGGGACCATTGTGTACGGCAGGGGTGCTGAGTCTCACGTCGCAAACGGGAACAGGAAAGCACCGTCAAACGCTTCTGCTGTGGAGGATGAAAGGGCTTATCAAGCGGACTCTGCAG GCTTGTCAAACGGACAAGCACAGGATACCAGTCCCAGAGAAGCGTCATGGAAGCGCATGGCACCTTCCCTGCAGTGCGGCGGGGACCAGATGAAGTTCAGAGCAGTGGGACCTGGAGCTTCACAGTTTGCAGTGGATCAAG GAAATGCACACCCAATGCCTCTGTCCCAGGTCCCCTCCACTTGTGGCTACACCATGCAGAGGAACTCTCTTGCACTTGTGATGCTGGTTCCATATGATGGCTGCAATATTGTTCAAGAG GGTGGAAGTTACATGCTGCCAATGCTTTGGCAGGGAATCCCAGTCTCACTCTGGTGCAATAAACCACCTGCAACTACTCCTGCACCTGCCACTACTTCCGCTCAACCACAGGATCCTGTACCTCAGACACTCAAGTACCCCCCATCATACCCTCAAGTGCCACTGTTGCCTCCCGAAAGCATGAACCCAGGTGTTCAACAACCTTATGTCTTGGCACCATATTGGGGTTATCCTCATTACCACTCAGTACCCACGACTACCACAGCAGCACCAACGACAATGGCTACTTTGACCACCACTGCAAAGCCAGCAGCTAAAGATCCTGAAGCTATGGTTCAGTTTCCTGGCTACCCACCTTTTTATCCTTGGTATCTTCCTGGGCCTCTGCCAACCCCTGCAGAGACGACTACAACTACTCAAAAAATGACAACTAAGCCCACAACTACACAATCTCAATTTCCCCAGGTGCCACAGTGGCCaagttttccacattttccaccaTATGGGCCCCAGATGCCGCAGTTTCCACCATACGGGCC CGGGCCGCAGATTCCCTATGGGCCATATCCTCCCTATCCTTTTCCTCAGTTTATCCCACCATTTGCCCCAAAATATCCAACCTTAAGCCAGAGACGACCACTGTGA